The region GAGATGATGCTGAACAGCAGCAGTGGAACCACCAGTGCGGTAATTGCATTGGACCAGATGGAACCCACCGCACCGACATAATCGGTATGGCCTTTGAAAGCAATTCCCAAAATGATGCCGAATACCGTTGCAAGCAGCACGCGTGTAGTAAACTTTGCATTTTTCTTACGTTTGAGGAACGATAGGACGGCGAACAGGATCGCGGCTACGCCGAGCACGATCCAATCATATGAGATATTTGACATTATTGTTATTCCCCTCCCAAGAATGATGATGCGTTACGTGGGATACCCCCACGTTCATGTCGGACATCAATCTATCCGCTCACTCTTCGGCGCAACGCCTTGTGGCTGTTGCCGTTTTATATAGTCGTTTATCAGACGGCAGTCATTACAAGACGTACAGGCTGACGTTCCAGTGTTCCGCAAGTCGCTCCAAGACGTGGTTGTTTTGCGTTTAGGGAGGGCTCGTTTTAATATGGGGCGTCGGATAACTGGCTTCGTGTCTGAATTTGTTAGGTCCTGAGGAATTGGAGATTAGACATGGCATTAAGCGCCGCGATTATTCTTGCGGCGGGTGAGGGTACCCGCATGCGTTCCAACAAGCCGAAAGTGTTGCACACTTTGGCTGGAAAGACGTTTTTGAACCGTGTGATGGATTCCGTGGCAGCGCTCGACCCTGAAACGTTGGCCGTGGTCGTGCACTACCAGGCGGAACGAGTCGCCGAAGCGGCCCGCTCCTACAATGAGCGTGTCACCATTGTCGACCAGGATGACATTCCCGGCACCGGACGAGCCGTGCAGTGCGCCATGACGCAGTTGAAGGAGCAAGGCGGGCTTGACGGCTCGGTGCTGATCGCAGCTTCAGATATGCCGCTGCTCGACGCCGACACGTTGAACCAGTTGCTTGCCTTCCATGAGCAAAGCGGTAATGGTGCCACCGTGCTCACCACCATTCTTGACGATCCTACCGGCTATGGCCGCATCATCCGCGACAGTGAAGGCAACGTGCTGCGCATTGTGGAACAGAAGGACGCCAACAGCAGCGAACTGGCCGTGCACGAAGTGAATACGTCCGTCTACGTGTTCGACGCCAAACTGCTGGATGAAGCGATCGCCAACCTCAAATCTAACAATGCTCAGGGAGAGTTCTACCTGACCGACGCGCTTGAAACCGCCAAAGCCAACGGTGCCGTTGGTGCGTTCGCCGCCCCCGACCCGTTGAGCGTCGAAGGCGTCAACGACCGCGTGCAGCTTGCGGCGCTTGCCAAAGCCCACAACAAGCGCGTCTGCGAGCGTTGGATGCGTGAAGGCGTGACCATTCTCGACCCTGAAACCACGTGGATCGAAGATGACGTGCGCATCGAACGTGATGCCGTGATTCTTCCAGGATGTTTCCTCGAAGGCAACACGGTGATTGGCGAGGGTGCGCAGGTCGGTCCATACACGACGCTTATCAGTGCGGTCATCGATGCCGACGCCCGTGTGGAGCGTTCCCGCGTGCAGGAGAGCCATATTGGCCGCGCCGCCAACATCGGCCCGTGGACGTACTTGCGCCCGGGCAACGATCTTGGTGAAGAATCCAAGGCCGGCGCCTTCGTGGAAATGAAGAAGGCACACATCGGCAACGGCACCAAGGTGCCGCATCTGAGTTATGTGGGTGACGCCGACTTGGGCGAGCATACCAACATCGGCGGCGGTACCATCACCGCCAACTATGATGGCGTGCACAAGCACCACACCACCATCGGATCGAACGTGCACGTCGGTGCCGGCAACCTGTTCGTGGCTCCTGTCGAAGTCGGCAGCGGTGTCACTACCGGCGCTGGTTCCGTGGTTCGCCACGACGTCCCGGACGATTCCATGGTCTATTCCGAAAACACACAACATGTAGTAGAGGGCTGGAAGCCCGAATGGGAGCGCTGAATATGCCGGCAGTACAAGATTCCATCGACGCCATCCGCATCGCCGCAGCCGCGGCTGACCGTATGAAGGCCACTGACCTCGTAGCCTTCGACGTCACCGAACCATTGGCCATCACCGATGCGATGCTCATCGCCACCGCTTCGAACGAACGTCAGGTGCTGTCCGTCGCAGAAGAAATCGAAAAGGACCTGTATCTCAAAAGCGGAAAGCGCCAGCCGCGTTCCCGCGAAGGCCTGACCGAAGGCCAGTGGGTGCTGCTTGATTACGGTGATTTCGTGATTCACGTCATGCATCAGGAATCCCGCGACTTCTACCGTCTTGAACGCCTGTGGAAGGATTGCCCAAGCATCGACCTGCAGCTCGAACATCCTGAAACCTCCGACGAAGAGACCACGGAAACCGCGGAATAACACGTACGAACATGCCTTCACGTTTGAATGCGGAAGGCATGTTTTCATATCAAGCGAAACAGTATTCGCAAATTCCATCATCGAGAAAGCAACGGAGAACAGCAGCATGCCTCGAAACGTCGAACTTGAGCATAACAGCGCAGTACCGGAACATGTGCACGCCATCACACTGGTGCGTCACGGGCGCACCGCCTATAATGCGCAACATCGTCTGCAAGGCCAGATCGACATTCCCCTCGACGAAGTCGGCCAGTGGCAGGTTCGCCAAACAGCGGTCGCATTGCGTGAACTGTATGTTGACCGTCGCCCCGATATTCCGAACCGGATGGTCGTATGCTCTGATCTAGGGCGTGCCTCTGCCACGGCGCATGCATTTGCCGATCCGCTCGGGCTGGAGGTACATCCGGACGCCCGCGTGCGCGAACGTAGCTTCGGAGACTGGGAGGGCATTCCCGTCGAGGAGCTTGCGCAACGGTATCCGGAAGACTATCGTTCCTGGGCCGAGTTCCGCGGCGGTGAACTTAAATACGGTGCGGAACCCAAGGAAGAGGTGGGACGTCGTGGCGTTGAGGCATTGAACGATTGGGCGTTCCGTGCCGGATCCGACACGGATCTGTACGTGTTCTCGCATGGTGCATGGATTTCCCAAACGTTGCAGACGCTTCTGGGAATGGCGGATGTGCATGGCGATTTCGCCGACATTTTGTCGATGCGCAACGCTCACTGGGTGCGGCTCATTCCATTGGAGATCGGTTCCACATTGCGTTGGCGTTTGATGGATTACAACCACGGTCCCGCCATTGCCGATTCCGAGGAATGGGAGCATCCCAATCTGTAGCCAGTCTGTGAGTGTCGTCACGTGATGGCTGGTCACTGTTTTTCAAGCTTTTCACAGAATCGCCAGTACTTTCATAGCGAAATTAGCTATCGTCATGGCTTGTGAAAAACTTTTTTAAGGGAATCTCTTTTTCGTCGATTTGCGCGGGTGCGCTGGCGGCGGTCACGTCATTCCTGCTTTCTGCGAAAATCGGTATCGCGGGATCGGTGATTGGCGTGGCTGCGGGCTCGGTTGTTTCCGCAGTCGCTACGCAGGTGTACAAGAACGTTTTAAAGGTGTCGGGGGAGAAGATCCAACAGGCCGTGCCGTTACCGTCAAGTAGTGATGCTGCTGCGGATGAAACGCAAGTGCTTGGCTCTTCCACGAAGGGTGACGAGACGAGGATTATCGGATCGTCTCCTGTTGCGTTGGATGCCACGATGGTATCGTCTGATGATGTGACTGCGGTAGCACCGTCCATCTCGCCGCGCGTCATTTCCTCCGAGCAGGAGGATGAGGATGCTACCCGCGTGCTTGGTGATATTGCCGGAGCGGGGGAGACCTCCGTGTTTCCGAACGGGCATCGTGGCGTCGGTAGCGCTAGCATCGCCAGCGGAAAATCCACTGCTCGTAGCGCGCGTGATGTCCAAGTGCAGCATGCGGGGCAACGTTCCTCGAATTGGTTGCATAACAAATATGTTCCGGCGATCATCGCATTCGTCAGCGCTCTGGTTGGTGTGGGAGTGAGCGCGGGATTGATTCTCGCTTTCACCGGCGGTCAGGGAACGGATACCGTGGTGCGTAACGTAGTGCATGAGAAGGTCGTGCCTTCGTATGAAAACACTGGCGATTCCGGATCCGGTAATGTGCAGACTCCTGTGCAGAAGCCCAAGTCCGATTCCACGGATTCGAATGATGAAACCACCACGGACGGCAGCGACAAGACCACCAGCGGTTCCACCGACTCGTCCACTTCCAATGGCACGTCAAGCAATACCCCCAATGGTTCCATGTCCGGAAACAGCGGATCGTCATCTGATAATTCCAGCAACGGTCCCAGCCAGACCGGAACGGACTCGTCCAACGGTACCGGCTCGAACGGAAGCACGTCCGGCACCACTGGTGATGGTTCATCATCGGGAACTGGAAGTAGCGGCACTGACGGATCGACAAGTACTGGCACATCGGGATCCACCGACGGTACTGCCGGTTCGACAGGAGGTGCAAGCAGTAACTAACGTTACTGGTGTCGCACCTTCCATGTCGCCCGCCTAGTATGATTGCGTATGGCAGATTACATATGGCGATTTCCCAATGCGGGCGACACGCCGGAAGTTGCATGGTTCATGTCTGTGATGTATCTTATATGAGGTTTGCAGAGCAGACTTCGGGGCTATGGCGCAGCTGGTAGCGCATCTCCATGGCATGGAGAGGGTCAGGGGTTCGAATCCCCTTAGCTCCACAGATAGGGTTTCCGGTGATTTTCGGAAACCTTTTTTCATACTCAAACTGGCGGAATTCCAACGATTTCAACCCCTGCGGCAGCGATGCCAAAAGTCTACAGAAATCTAAAAAAAAACAACAAAATATATACCTGAACGTGTCTCATAAAAACATAGGGGTATGGTCCAAATAAACCGCACCTCCGATCATCGAATCTGTATTTCTTCAGTCCAACAATCGGGGTGCGGTTCACAGCAAAGTGCGGAACAGGTGCTATCTCTCCTGAATTCGGTTTCAGATGGAACTCGTATGTGATGTTATTCACGTTGGGCGAACATGCGTTGTGGGGTTTCTTGCCGTAATCTGAAAGCATGTCCGCATTCCATGGGCATGCAAACGAAAGGACGGCATCATGGCAGATCTCACCGATGAGATGAAGGAATTCCTCAACAGCAACCTCGCATGGGTGGCCACTATCAGCAAAGAAGGCCAGATTGATCTCGGACCGAAAATGAGCACGTTCATCATCGACAGCAGCCATATCGGCTACCACGAGCGCACCGCTGGCCAAACATACCGTAACCTGCTTGACGGCAGCGATCTGGTCGTCGCAGTCGCCAATCTTGAACAGAAGAAAGGCTACCGTTTCCGCGGCAACGTCGTACTCCATTCCGACGATGCGATCTATGACGAGCAGGTCAAGGTCGCCGAGGAACGCGGCACGAAAAAGCCGGTGACCATTCCGGTTTTGGAGATCACGGAAATTCAGGATCTCACCCCGGGCGCTACGGCAGGCAAAACCATCGTCAAGGACTGATCAGTTCCATACTGAACCAGTCGAAACGACAATATCGGAGAACCGCAGACGGGACTGTATGTCCGGTCTGCGGTTCGCTGTTATCGGAACGGAAGATTGCGAATCTACAGCATATCGTTCGTAGCGGTTCGACCATGGATTCCTATATGGCAGCTGCATGCATGGGCTGTGGATAAGTGTGGATAAGTGTTCGCTCATCCACTTATCCACAGATTTTCTTACGGAGGTGGCGGGCGAATATTGGTTTCTGCCATGCTGGTCTGCACGCATAAGCGAAGACGCCTATGCGACAACCAACAACCAAAGAAGGTGAACCATGACACAACGCACCATACGCCGCCGATGCGCAGCATTCCTCGCCATTGGCGCGATGGCGGCCCTCGCCATGCCGAGCACGGCCCAAGCTGCTCCACAATTGGCCGATCTGGACGCCAAACAGTCCATGAGCGTGAAAGCAAGCAACGGGGAAAGACTTGAAGGCAAGAACCTCCACGCCATCCAACTCGCCACATACACTGCGGCAAGCGTGGACGACAACACGATTGTCGGCTACGATCTGACCACGAACACGGCATTGGCGTCAGACATCACCGCGGCGGCCAAAACAGCCGGAGCCACCGACGCGAACCTCACCGTCAACGGTAAAAACGATCCGATGGTGTGGGTGG is a window of Bifidobacterium catenulatum DSM 16992 = JCM 1194 = LMG 11043 DNA encoding:
- a CDS encoding histidine phosphatase family protein, producing MPRNVELEHNSAVPEHVHAITLVRHGRTAYNAQHRLQGQIDIPLDEVGQWQVRQTAVALRELYVDRRPDIPNRMVVCSDLGRASATAHAFADPLGLEVHPDARVRERSFGDWEGIPVEELAQRYPEDYRSWAEFRGGELKYGAEPKEEVGRRGVEALNDWAFRAGSDTDLYVFSHGAWISQTLQTLLGMADVHGDFADILSMRNAHWVRLIPLEIGSTLRWRLMDYNHGPAIADSEEWEHPNL
- the rsfS gene encoding ribosome silencing factor, with protein sequence MPAVQDSIDAIRIAAAAADRMKATDLVAFDVTEPLAITDAMLIATASNERQVLSVAEEIEKDLYLKSGKRQPRSREGLTEGQWVLLDYGDFVIHVMHQESRDFYRLERLWKDCPSIDLQLEHPETSDEETTETAE
- a CDS encoding cation:dicarboxylate symporter family transporter codes for the protein MSNISYDWIVLGVAAILFAVLSFLKRKKNAKFTTRVLLATVFGIILGIAFKGHTDYVGAVGSIWSNAITALVVPLLLFSIISSITNLGESIRLKNIGAKTVSSCYLTPRRLRYLR
- the glmU gene encoding bifunctional UDP-N-acetylglucosamine diphosphorylase/glucosamine-1-phosphate N-acetyltransferase GlmU, which gives rise to MALSAAIILAAGEGTRMRSNKPKVLHTLAGKTFLNRVMDSVAALDPETLAVVVHYQAERVAEAARSYNERVTIVDQDDIPGTGRAVQCAMTQLKEQGGLDGSVLIAASDMPLLDADTLNQLLAFHEQSGNGATVLTTILDDPTGYGRIIRDSEGNVLRIVEQKDANSSELAVHEVNTSVYVFDAKLLDEAIANLKSNNAQGEFYLTDALETAKANGAVGAFAAPDPLSVEGVNDRVQLAALAKAHNKRVCERWMREGVTILDPETTWIEDDVRIERDAVILPGCFLEGNTVIGEGAQVGPYTTLISAVIDADARVERSRVQESHIGRAANIGPWTYLRPGNDLGEESKAGAFVEMKKAHIGNGTKVPHLSYVGDADLGEHTNIGGGTITANYDGVHKHHTTIGSNVHVGAGNLFVAPVEVGSGVTTGAGSVVRHDVPDDSMVYSENTQHVVEGWKPEWER
- a CDS encoding pyridoxamine 5'-phosphate oxidase family protein, whose product is MADLTDEMKEFLNSNLAWVATISKEGQIDLGPKMSTFIIDSSHIGYHERTAGQTYRNLLDGSDLVVAVANLEQKKGYRFRGNVVLHSDDAIYDEQVKVAEERGTKKPVTIPVLEITEIQDLTPGATAGKTIVKD